In a genomic window of Nocardiopsis mwathae:
- the meaB gene encoding methylmalonyl Co-A mutase-associated GTPase MeaB, with the protein MSRGIDVDAYAEGVLAGHRPTLARAITLVESRRADHAGLAQELLVKLLPHSGKAHRVGITGVPGVGKSTFIDALGTRLTGAGHRVAVLAVDPSSTRTGGSILGDKTRMARLAVDPDAFVRPSPTAGTLGGVARATRETMILMEAAGFDVVLVETVGVGQSEVTVAGMVDCFCFLTLARTGDQLQGIKKGVLELVDVVAVNKADGPHEADARKAARELGRALRLLQPVHAEWRPPVLTCSGMTGAGLDEVWRAVVEHRATLEESGEFAEKRSRQQVEWMWAQVRDRLMDRLRGHPGVGRATPRLESAVRTGEITATLAAERLLELFVDGPAGTPGTSPPASPEE; encoded by the coding sequence ATGAGCCGCGGGATCGACGTCGACGCCTACGCCGAGGGCGTCCTCGCCGGGCACCGGCCGACCCTGGCCCGCGCGATCACGCTGGTGGAGTCGCGCCGCGCCGACCACGCCGGTCTGGCCCAGGAGCTGCTGGTGAAACTGCTCCCGCACAGCGGGAAGGCGCACCGGGTGGGCATCACGGGCGTGCCGGGCGTGGGCAAGTCGACGTTCATCGACGCGCTCGGCACCCGGCTGACCGGCGCGGGGCACCGGGTGGCCGTGCTGGCGGTGGACCCTTCCTCCACTCGGACCGGCGGCAGCATCCTCGGTGACAAGACGCGGATGGCGCGGCTGGCGGTCGACCCGGACGCGTTCGTGCGCCCCTCGCCCACAGCCGGGACTCTCGGCGGCGTCGCGCGGGCCACCCGCGAGACCATGATCCTGATGGAGGCCGCCGGGTTCGACGTCGTACTGGTGGAGACGGTCGGTGTCGGCCAGTCCGAGGTCACCGTCGCCGGGATGGTCGACTGCTTCTGCTTCCTCACCCTGGCCCGTACCGGCGACCAGCTCCAGGGCATCAAGAAGGGGGTGCTGGAGCTGGTCGACGTCGTGGCCGTGAACAAGGCCGACGGCCCGCACGAGGCCGACGCCCGCAAGGCCGCCCGTGAGCTCGGGCGTGCGCTGCGGCTGCTCCAACCGGTCCATGCGGAGTGGCGGCCGCCCGTGCTGACGTGCAGCGGGATGACCGGTGCGGGGCTGGACGAGGTGTGGCGGGCGGTGGTGGAACACCGCGCGACGCTGGAGGAGAGCGGGGAGTTCGCCGAGAAGCGCAGCCGCCAGCAGGTCGAGTGGATGTGGGCGCAGGTGCGCGACCGGCTGATGGACCGGCTGCGGGGCCACCCGGGGGTGGGGCGGGCCACGCCGCGGCTGGAGTCGGCGGTCCGCACCGGCGAGATCACCGCGACCCTGGCGGCCGAGCGGCTGCTGGAGCTGTTCGTCGACGGACCGGCCGGCACTCCCGGCACGTCGCCCCCCGCGTCCCCGGAGGAGTGA
- the scpA gene encoding methylmalonyl-CoA mutase, producing the protein MIPDFSRVEPGTPDGSGADAETWAQALADATGKGPDALVWETPEGIGVKPLYTPADRDGLGFVGGYPGIAPYLRGPYPTMYVNQPWTIRQYAGFSTAEESNAFYRRNLAAGQKGLSVAFDLATHRGYDSDHPRVAGDVGMAGVAIDSIYDMRQLFDGIPLDRMTVSMTMNGAVLPVMALYIVAAEEQGVPPEKLAGTIQNDILKEFMVRNTYIYPPQPSMRIISDIFAFTSQRMPRFNSISISGYHMQEAGATADLELAYTLADGVEYIRAGRTAGLDVDAFAPRLSFFWAIGMNFFMEVAKLRAARLLWAELVDSFGPKNPKSLSLRTHCQTSGWSLTAQDVFNNVVRTCVEAMAATQGHTQSLHTNALDEALALPTDFSARIARNTQLVLQQESGTTRAIDPWGGSHYVERLTYELARRAWSHIREVGEAGGMAAAIDAGIPKMRIEEAAARTQARIDSGRQPVIGVNKYLPDTPDEIDVLKVDNTRVRAEQLEKLRRLRAERDDEAVRAALDRLSAAAAAEPNGATLENNLLAAAVDAARAKATVGEISDAMEKVFRRHSGQIRTIQGVYREEAATSSEAAHSMETIAERVARFEENEGRRPRILVAKMGQDGHDRGQKVIATAFADLGFDVDVGPLFQTPEEVAAQAAEADVHIIGVSSLAAGHLTLVPALREQLAAHGREDIMVVVGGVIPPADFDALYAAGASAIFPPGTVIAEAALGLLDRLEESLGHGGHGG; encoded by the coding sequence ATGATTCCGGACTTCAGCCGCGTCGAGCCCGGGACGCCCGACGGTTCCGGCGCCGACGCCGAGACATGGGCGCAGGCCCTGGCCGACGCCACGGGCAAGGGCCCCGACGCCTTGGTGTGGGAGACCCCCGAGGGTATCGGGGTGAAGCCGCTCTACACCCCGGCCGACCGCGACGGCCTCGGCTTCGTCGGCGGCTACCCCGGAATCGCGCCCTACCTGCGCGGCCCCTATCCCACGATGTACGTCAACCAGCCGTGGACCATCCGCCAGTACGCGGGCTTCTCCACGGCCGAGGAGTCCAACGCCTTCTACCGGCGCAACCTCGCGGCCGGGCAGAAGGGCCTGTCGGTCGCCTTCGACCTGGCCACCCACCGCGGCTACGACTCCGACCACCCGCGCGTGGCCGGTGACGTGGGCATGGCGGGCGTGGCCATCGACTCCATCTACGACATGCGGCAGCTCTTCGACGGCATCCCGCTGGACCGGATGACCGTCTCGATGACCATGAACGGCGCGGTGCTGCCGGTCATGGCCCTCTACATCGTCGCGGCCGAGGAGCAGGGGGTGCCGCCCGAGAAGCTGGCGGGGACCATCCAGAACGACATCCTCAAGGAGTTCATGGTCCGCAACACCTACATCTACCCGCCGCAGCCCTCCATGCGGATCATCTCCGACATCTTCGCGTTCACCTCGCAGAGGATGCCGCGCTTCAACTCCATCTCCATCTCCGGCTACCACATGCAGGAGGCCGGGGCCACGGCCGACCTGGAACTGGCCTACACCCTGGCCGACGGCGTGGAGTACATCCGGGCCGGGCGCACGGCCGGGCTGGACGTCGACGCGTTCGCCCCGCGGCTGTCGTTCTTCTGGGCCATCGGGATGAACTTCTTCATGGAGGTGGCCAAGCTGCGCGCGGCGCGGCTGCTCTGGGCCGAGCTGGTCGACTCCTTCGGGCCGAAGAACCCCAAGTCGCTGTCCCTGCGCACGCACTGCCAGACCTCCGGCTGGTCGCTGACCGCGCAGGACGTGTTCAACAACGTCGTGCGCACCTGCGTGGAGGCCATGGCCGCCACCCAGGGCCACACCCAGTCCCTGCACACCAACGCGCTCGACGAGGCGCTGGCGCTGCCCACCGACTTCTCCGCGCGCATCGCCCGCAACACCCAGCTGGTGCTGCAGCAGGAGTCCGGCACCACCCGCGCCATCGACCCGTGGGGCGGCAGCCACTACGTCGAACGCCTCACCTACGAGCTCGCGCGGCGCGCCTGGTCGCACATCCGCGAGGTCGGGGAGGCCGGGGGTATGGCCGCCGCCATCGACGCCGGCATCCCCAAGATGCGCATCGAGGAGGCGGCCGCCCGCACCCAGGCGCGCATCGACTCCGGCCGCCAGCCCGTCATCGGCGTCAACAAGTACCTCCCCGACACCCCCGACGAGATCGACGTCCTCAAGGTCGACAACACCCGGGTGCGCGCCGAGCAGCTGGAGAAGCTGCGGCGGCTGCGCGCCGAGCGCGACGATGAGGCCGTGCGGGCCGCGCTCGACCGCCTCAGCGCCGCCGCGGCCGCCGAGCCGAACGGCGCCACCCTGGAGAACAACCTGCTGGCCGCGGCCGTCGACGCCGCCCGCGCCAAGGCCACCGTCGGAGAGATCTCGGATGCCATGGAGAAGGTGTTCCGACGCCACTCCGGGCAGATCCGTACCATCCAGGGGGTGTACCGCGAAGAGGCCGCAACGTCGTCGGAGGCCGCCCACAGTATGGAGACCATCGCCGAGCGGGTCGCGCGATTCGAGGAGAACGAGGGGCGCCGCCCCCGCATCCTCGTCGCCAAGATGGGCCAGGACGGGCACGACCGGGGCCAGAAGGTCATCGCGACGGCCTTCGCCGACCTCGGCTTCGACGTCGACGTCGGCCCCCTGTTCCAGACGCCGGAGGAGGTCGCCGCCCAGGCCGCCGAGGCCGACGTGCACATCATCGGCGTCTCCTCGCTGGCGGCGGGCCACCTCACGCTGGTCCCCGCGCTGCGCGAGCAGCTGGCCGCGCACGGCCGCGAGGACATCATGGTCGTCGTCGGCGGGGTCATCCCCCCGGCCGACTTCGACGCGCTGTACGCGGCGGGCGCCTCCGCGATCTTCCCGCCCGGAACGGTGATCGCGGAGGCGGCGCTGGGTCTGCTGGACCGGTTGGAGGAGTCCCTCGGCCACGGCGGGCACGGCGGATGA
- a CDS encoding helix-turn-helix transcriptional regulator, with the protein MTESGIDAVGVLADPLRRRLYEFVVDSGGEVSRAEAAQAVGAQRTLVAFHLDKLAAAGLLDVARRKLSGRDGPGSGRPAKLYRRADRQLSVQLPPRDYETAARVLAEAVQAHGAEEALHAAAHEEGVRRGAELRSADGGSGALPLGDLTRRLERLGYEPTPDPDDAEAVRLRNCPFHTLALDFPPLACGMNLELLRGLLEGAGAEGYTARMAPLREGCCVRISKNKSH; encoded by the coding sequence ATGACCGAATCCGGGATCGACGCCGTGGGTGTGCTGGCCGATCCGCTGCGGCGGCGGCTGTATGAGTTCGTGGTGGACAGCGGCGGCGAGGTGAGTCGCGCCGAGGCGGCGCAGGCCGTGGGGGCGCAGCGGACGCTCGTGGCGTTCCACCTGGACAAGTTGGCCGCGGCCGGGCTGCTGGACGTGGCCCGGCGGAAGCTGTCGGGGCGCGACGGGCCCGGGTCGGGGCGGCCGGCGAAGCTGTACCGGCGGGCCGACCGGCAGCTCAGCGTTCAGCTGCCGCCCCGCGATTACGAGACCGCGGCGCGTGTGCTCGCCGAGGCGGTGCAGGCGCACGGGGCCGAGGAGGCACTGCACGCCGCGGCGCACGAGGAGGGGGTGCGGCGCGGGGCCGAACTCCGGTCGGCGGACGGCGGATCCGGCGCGCTGCCCCTGGGCGACCTCACTCGGCGGTTGGAACGGCTGGGCTACGAGCCGACGCCGGATCCCGACGACGCGGAGGCGGTGCGGCTGCGCAACTGCCCGTTCCACACCCTCGCCCTGGACTTCCCGCCGCTGGCCTGCGGAATGAACCTGGAGCTGCTGCGCGGCCTGCTGGAGGGGGCGGGGGCGGAGGGGTACACCGCGCGGATGGCCCCGCTGCGGGAGGGGTGCTGTGTCCGGATTTCTAAAAATAAATCTCATTGA
- a CDS encoding YidC/Oxa1 family membrane protein insertase: MYTFGPIAAAIAFASTVLTALTTVLTPLAGAAGAAAAIVCLTAIVRVAVLPLSVAQVRGEKARARLAPRLLALREKHAENPQRLVAEQQRVYTEEGTSPLAGCLPMLAQMPVFIVLYGLFTSATISGAPNGLLTHTLGGVPLGATLGDVLAVGSGPQSAVFAVLLVVLTGVAWASRRWLALPALTASAASGAPVLPGAQAMSYLSFGTVAIAAFVPLAAGLYLATTTAWTVAERLALRHLITG; encoded by the coding sequence ATGTACACCTTCGGTCCGATCGCCGCCGCGATCGCCTTCGCTTCCACCGTCCTCACCGCACTCACCACCGTCCTCACCCCGCTGGCGGGCGCCGCCGGAGCGGCCGCCGCCATCGTGTGCCTGACGGCCATCGTGCGGGTGGCCGTCCTCCCGCTGTCCGTCGCCCAGGTCCGCGGCGAGAAGGCGCGGGCGCGGCTCGCCCCCAGGCTGCTCGCCCTGCGCGAGAAGCACGCCGAGAACCCGCAGCGGCTGGTCGCCGAGCAGCAGCGGGTCTACACCGAAGAGGGCACCTCGCCGCTGGCCGGGTGCCTGCCGATGCTCGCCCAGATGCCCGTCTTCATCGTGCTCTACGGGCTGTTCACCAGCGCCACCATCTCCGGCGCGCCCAACGGGCTGCTCACCCACACCCTCGGCGGAGTCCCGCTGGGCGCCACGCTCGGCGATGTCCTCGCTGTCGGTTCCGGCCCGCAGTCGGCGGTCTTCGCGGTGCTGCTGGTCGTGCTCACCGGTGTCGCCTGGGCGTCGCGGCGGTGGCTGGCCCTGCCCGCGCTCACCGCGAGCGCCGCGTCCGGTGCCCCGGTCCTTCCGGGGGCACAGGCGATGTCCTACCTGTCGTTCGGCACGGTGGCGATCGCCGCGTTCGTGCCGCTGGCGGCGGGGCTGTACCTGGCCACGACCACCGCCTGGACGGTGGCCGAACGGCTGGCGCTGCGCCACCTGATCACCGGTTAG
- a CDS encoding phosphatase, with the protein MPIRPANLATMSATIAGALAGLSGPEHRARPVTVTFESGHRQVVEGGGCRVLDSEQGGVVSIGTEVPTRYALFAGTSCQGGQAIATGSGSVTFGDPVLAGAIVVG; encoded by the coding sequence GTGCCGATCCGCCCAGCGAACCTCGCCACCATGTCCGCCACCATCGCCGGGGCGCTGGCCGGTCTGTCCGGCCCCGAGCATCGGGCCCGTCCGGTGACGGTCACCTTCGAATCGGGACACCGGCAGGTGGTGGAGGGGGGCGGGTGCCGGGTCCTCGACTCCGAACAGGGCGGTGTGGTGTCGATCGGCACCGAGGTGCCGACCCGGTACGCGCTTTTCGCGGGAACGTCCTGCCAGGGCGGCCAGGCGATCGCCACCGGCAGCGGCTCGGTCACATTCGGGGACCCGGTCCTGGCCGGGGCGATCGTCGTGGGATGA
- a CDS encoding methylmalonyl-CoA mutase family protein produces MNMPESGAAGPEGPALGAGFPAATRERWRELVAGVLAKSGVDVDRSAHAPEESLASATYDGFTIGPLYVEEDEDDGAAGRGAGFPGLAPFTRGRRPEGAVGTGWDIRQQHLGPDPAAARKAVLADLENGVTSLWLVAGEHGVPASGIAEALTDVHLDLAPVILEPGADYRAAADALLTAWSDRDIPDTAVTGSLGIDPIGRIARTGTPADSASAAAETAAAARTAAGYAARHPALRLITVDGTPYTDAGGSDAQELGATMAVGVAYLRALTEAGLDLQDAAARLEFRYSATADQFATIAKLRAARAMWARVTEVCGLPAEQRGMRQHAVTAAAMMTRRDPYVNMLRTTLACFGAGTGGADAVTVRPFDSALGLPDDFARRIARNTQSLLLEEAHLARVIDPAGGSFFVERLTADLYAAGWSFFQELEAAGGIVAALTSGLVARRVDEVWQRRRDNIAHRRDPITGVSEFPDLTEPRPVRPAPPGGVDAEPTSATALTRHRYAEDFEALRDRSDACLAATGRRPRVFLAALGPVAAHTARSTFAANLLQAGGIEVAADGGDVADTVAAFRESGARIACLCSSDKVYAELAEGAAAALKEAGAERVLLAGKPDESYAAAGVDAFLFAGCDAHSLLVDLHDALACTEVGGGR; encoded by the coding sequence ATGAACATGCCGGAGAGTGGGGCCGCGGGCCCGGAGGGCCCCGCCCTGGGCGCCGGATTCCCCGCCGCCACGCGAGAGCGGTGGCGCGAGCTGGTGGCCGGAGTGCTGGCCAAGAGCGGGGTCGACGTCGACCGCTCGGCACACGCCCCCGAGGAGTCGCTGGCCTCCGCCACCTACGACGGGTTCACCATCGGCCCGCTCTACGTCGAAGAGGACGAGGACGACGGCGCCGCCGGGCGGGGGGCCGGGTTCCCCGGGCTGGCGCCGTTCACCCGGGGCCGCCGTCCCGAGGGCGCGGTCGGCACCGGCTGGGACATCCGCCAGCAGCACCTCGGCCCCGACCCGGCCGCCGCCCGCAAGGCCGTGCTGGCCGACCTGGAGAACGGCGTCACCTCGCTGTGGCTGGTCGCCGGGGAGCACGGCGTGCCCGCGTCGGGCATCGCCGAAGCGCTCACCGACGTCCACCTGGACCTGGCCCCCGTCATCCTGGAGCCCGGGGCCGACTACCGGGCGGCGGCCGACGCACTCCTGACCGCCTGGTCCGACCGCGACATCCCCGACACCGCCGTCACCGGCTCTCTGGGCATCGACCCGATCGGCCGCATCGCCCGCACCGGCACCCCCGCCGACTCCGCCTCCGCCGCAGCCGAGACCGCGGCCGCGGCCCGCACCGCGGCCGGGTACGCCGCCCGCCACCCGGCGCTGCGGCTCATCACCGTCGACGGCACCCCCTACACGGACGCCGGGGGCTCCGACGCCCAGGAGCTCGGCGCGACCATGGCGGTCGGCGTCGCCTACCTGCGCGCCCTGACCGAGGCCGGGCTCGACCTTCAGGACGCCGCGGCCCGACTGGAGTTCCGCTACTCCGCCACCGCCGACCAGTTCGCCACCATCGCCAAGCTCCGCGCGGCACGTGCCATGTGGGCCCGCGTCACCGAAGTGTGCGGGCTGCCCGCCGAGCAGCGCGGCATGCGCCAGCACGCGGTCACGGCGGCGGCCATGATGACCCGCCGCGACCCCTACGTGAACATGCTGCGCACCACCCTGGCCTGCTTCGGCGCGGGCACCGGCGGCGCCGATGCGGTGACCGTCCGCCCGTTCGACTCCGCGCTGGGCCTCCCCGACGACTTCGCCCGCCGCATCGCCCGCAACACCCAGTCGCTGCTGCTGGAGGAGGCGCACCTGGCCCGGGTCATCGACCCCGCCGGAGGGTCCTTCTTCGTCGAGCGCCTCACCGCCGACCTGTACGCGGCCGGCTGGTCCTTCTTCCAGGAACTGGAGGCCGCGGGCGGCATCGTGGCCGCGCTCACCTCCGGCCTGGTCGCCCGGCGGGTGGACGAGGTGTGGCAGCGGCGCCGCGACAACATCGCCCACCGCCGCGACCCGATCACCGGCGTCAGCGAGTTTCCCGACCTCACCGAGCCGCGGCCGGTGCGCCCCGCCCCACCCGGCGGCGTCGACGCGGAGCCCACGTCCGCGACCGCGCTGACCCGCCACCGCTACGCCGAGGACTTCGAGGCGCTGCGCGACCGCTCCGACGCCTGCCTCGCGGCCACCGGCCGACGGCCCAGGGTCTTCCTCGCGGCGCTGGGACCCGTGGCCGCGCACACCGCCCGCAGCACGTTCGCCGCCAACCTCCTGCAGGCCGGGGGCATCGAAGTCGCCGCCGACGGCGGCGACGTGGCCGACACCGTGGCCGCCTTCCGCGAGAGCGGGGCGCGCATCGCCTGCCTGTGCTCCAGCGACAAGGTCTACGCCGAGCTGGCCGAGGGCGCGGCCGCCGCACTGAAGGAGGCGGGTGCCGAACGGGTGCTGCTCGCCGGGAAGCCCGACGAAAGCTACGCGGCGGCGGGCGTGGACGCGTTCCTGTTCGCCGGATGCGACGCGCATAGCCTGTTGGTGGACCTGCACGACGCGCTGGCGTGCACGGAAGTTGGTGGGGGCCGATGA
- a CDS encoding DUF6412 domain-containing protein yields MAAIYALFHVLFAGFDELWSLMATAAPAGALALLAIVAVGAALSWIAVRGLRAWPPFDGEVGRSRSMLRRSEGLDPPPLRDPDAPGKPRPRAPGAVPVAV; encoded by the coding sequence GTGGCCGCCATCTACGCCCTGTTCCACGTGCTGTTCGCCGGATTCGACGAGCTGTGGTCGCTCATGGCCACCGCCGCCCCGGCCGGGGCGCTCGCCCTGCTGGCCATCGTCGCCGTCGGCGCCGCCCTGAGCTGGATCGCCGTACGCGGGCTGCGCGCGTGGCCGCCCTTCGACGGCGAGGTCGGCCGTTCCCGGTCCATGCTTCGGCGCTCCGAGGGACTCGATCCGCCGCCGTTGCGCGACCCCGATGCCCCCGGAAAGCCCCGCCCCCGGGCACCCGGAGCGGTCCCGGTGGCCGTGTAG
- a CDS encoding superoxide dismutase family protein: MPMTRTLVGAALFSLLLTGCGPTAPNDDDTTDNGDDAVETPADGGQEAMEPIQVSGSWEPYAADATAVTYDEAVPEGGTVDVDIRSEGPEGTRVTLKATGLEPDRDYGAHVHTRPCGEEPGDSGPHYQDEVDPAATDEEPSTDPAFANPDNEFWLDFTTDDEGAGEATATVDFRVRPGEANSVVIHEEHTKTEHGEAGTAGDRLGCVNVPM; encoded by the coding sequence GTGCCCATGACCCGCACCCTTGTCGGAGCCGCACTGTTCTCACTGCTGCTCACCGGCTGCGGACCGACCGCACCCAACGACGACGACACCACCGACAACGGCGACGACGCCGTCGAGACCCCGGCCGACGGCGGCCAGGAGGCGATGGAACCGATCCAGGTCTCCGGCTCCTGGGAGCCCTACGCGGCGGACGCCACCGCCGTCACCTACGACGAGGCGGTCCCCGAAGGGGGCACGGTCGACGTCGACATCCGGTCGGAGGGCCCCGAGGGCACACGCGTCACCCTCAAGGCGACCGGCCTGGAGCCCGACCGCGACTACGGGGCCCACGTCCACACCAGGCCCTGCGGCGAGGAGCCCGGCGACTCCGGGCCGCACTACCAGGACGAGGTCGACCCGGCGGCGACGGACGAGGAGCCGTCCACCGACCCCGCCTTCGCCAACCCCGACAACGAGTTCTGGCTCGACTTCACCACCGACGACGAGGGCGCCGGCGAGGCCACGGCGACCGTCGACTTCCGGGTGCGCCCGGGCGAGGCGAACTCGGTGGTGATCCACGAGGAGCACACCAAGACCGAGCACGGCGAGGCCGGCACGGCCGGGGACCGGCTGGGCTGCGTGAACGTGCCGATGTAG
- a CDS encoding DUF3291 domain-containing protein: MSDHHLAQLNVGILNAPLDDASMAGFADGLAPVNALADASPGFVWRYTDEGSDDATAARPFGDDLLVNLSVWESPEALWDFTYRSDHIDFLRRRREWFQHIREATSVLWWVPAGHIPTLEEAGERLGLLRRHGPTAEAFTLKDSFGPPETPASSTTGTTRL, encoded by the coding sequence ATGTCCGACCACCATCTCGCCCAACTGAACGTGGGCATCCTCAACGCCCCCCTCGACGATGCCTCCATGGCGGGGTTCGCCGACGGCCTCGCCCCCGTCAACGCCCTGGCCGACGCCAGCCCCGGGTTCGTCTGGCGCTACACCGACGAGGGCAGCGACGACGCCACCGCGGCCCGCCCCTTCGGCGACGACCTCCTCGTCAACCTCTCGGTGTGGGAGTCGCCGGAGGCGCTGTGGGACTTCACCTACCGCAGCGACCACATCGACTTCCTCCGCCGCAGGCGGGAGTGGTTCCAGCACATCCGCGAGGCCACATCGGTGTTGTGGTGGGTCCCCGCCGGGCACATCCCGACGCTGGAGGAGGCGGGCGAGCGGCTGGGGCTGCTGCGCCGCCACGGCCCCACCGCCGAGGCGTTCACACTCAAGGACTCCTTCGGCCCGCCCGAAACACCGGCGTCTTCCACAACCGGCACCACTCGCCTGTGA
- a CDS encoding YigZ family protein gives MRTIKRGGEHEVEIRKSRFICALARVADEDEARAFIAERRKEHWGATHNCTAYVVGPDGGVQRSSDDGEPSGTAGVPMLEVLRHRGLTDTAAVVTRYFGGTKLGAGGLIRAYGGAVSAAVDEFGVLERRTLPVVAVIVDYLQAGRLESDLRDSRHHVRGVEYGTDVQIDVALAVDDLPEFEAWLAEATGGQALCEVQGTTTIEVEPGPEA, from the coding sequence ATGAGAACCATCAAACGCGGCGGCGAGCACGAGGTCGAGATCAGGAAGTCGCGGTTCATCTGCGCGCTGGCGCGGGTGGCCGATGAGGACGAGGCGCGTGCGTTCATCGCCGAGCGGCGCAAGGAGCACTGGGGCGCCACGCACAACTGCACCGCCTATGTGGTCGGCCCCGACGGCGGGGTGCAGCGGTCGAGCGACGACGGGGAGCCGTCGGGGACCGCCGGGGTGCCCATGCTGGAAGTGCTGCGGCACCGCGGGCTCACCGACACCGCGGCCGTGGTGACCCGCTATTTCGGCGGCACCAAACTCGGGGCGGGTGGCCTGATCCGCGCCTACGGCGGCGCCGTGTCCGCCGCCGTCGACGAGTTCGGGGTGCTGGAACGGCGCACCCTGCCGGTGGTGGCGGTGATCGTCGACTACCTGCAGGCCGGGCGGCTGGAGAGCGACCTGCGCGACTCCCGCCACCACGTGCGCGGCGTCGAGTACGGCACCGACGTGCAGATCGACGTCGCGCTCGCAGTGGATGACCTGCCCGAATTCGAGGCCTGGTTGGCCGAGGCCACCGGCGGGCAGGCGCTGTGCGAGGTCCAGGGCACCACCACGATCGAGGTCGAGCCGGGGCCGGAGGCGTGA
- a CDS encoding C40 family peptidase has protein sequence MGRVGKGWRSAREGAVRPATRVAATVAAVVLIAALAPAPASNAAVQGPALAAAHATGVASAAASHAMNQVGKPYRYGAAGPRSFDCSGLVQWSYRKAGKSTARTTYAQFRQGRAVSRSSLRKGDLVFFFRGPGHVGVYVGNGRMVHAPRSGRNVQVTKMSTYFDRYFVGARRIT, from the coding sequence ATGGGTCGTGTGGGAAAGGGATGGCGATCCGCACGGGAGGGGGCGGTCCGGCCCGCGACGCGGGTGGCGGCCACCGTCGCCGCGGTGGTGCTGATCGCCGCGCTGGCTCCGGCCCCCGCGAGTAACGCCGCTGTTCAGGGCCCTGCTCTGGCGGCTGCCCACGCCACGGGTGTCGCCTCCGCAGCGGCGTCCCACGCCATGAACCAGGTGGGCAAGCCCTACCGGTATGGCGCCGCCGGTCCGCGGTCGTTCGACTGCTCGGGTCTGGTGCAGTGGTCCTACCGCAAGGCCGGAAAGTCCACCGCACGCACCACCTACGCCCAATTCCGGCAGGGCCGGGCGGTTTCCCGCTCATCCCTGCGCAAGGGCGACCTCGTGTTCTTCTTTCGCGGGCCGGGGCACGTCGGCGTGTACGTCGGCAACGGCCGCATGGTGCACGCACCCCGCTCCGGACGGAACGTGCAGGTCACCAAGATGTCCACCTACTTCGACCGCTACTTCGTCGGGGCGCGCCGAATCACCTGA